The following coding sequences lie in one Saimiri boliviensis isolate mSaiBol1 chromosome 6, mSaiBol1.pri, whole genome shotgun sequence genomic window:
- the OOSP1 gene encoding LOW QUALITY PROTEIN: putative oocyte-secreted protein 1 homolog (The sequence of the model RefSeq protein was modified relative to this genomic sequence to represent the inferred CDS: inserted 1 base in 1 codon) yields the protein MKTILRLKGLFFLHSLIWTCAGDFSAIRVHCTQFWFCARIKPTIFHNVYMNSDEVFLGDGCPVTESLPGVYYEFFYHPHDCGIISQPLQEFILLRTKIKYISRDSTVRSEMPLSCVIHNRGTSLLCSGGPRASGFKEVSLLNLPRIRDYRPLDVVVDTVMPNSGQNPLLNAVEMRDGENVTEWEIDVRIHIANEDXRNNFYNTILDLKAALFITVMVLVCYWHLYRPRDAAEH from the exons ATGAAGACCATTCTGAGGTTAAAAGGGctcttttttctccattccttgATATGGACCTGTGCTGGGGACTTCTCAG CTATTCGAGTACACTGCACCCAGTTTTGGTTCTGTGCCAGGATTAAACCCACGATATTTCACAATGTGTATATGAATTCCGACGAAGTGTTTCTAGGAGATGGCTGCCCTGTAACTGAGTCTTTGCCAGGTGTCTACTATGAATTTTTCTACCATCCTCATGACTGTGGTATTATATCTCAG CCTCTCCAGGAGTTTATTCTGCTTAGAACTAAAATCAAGTATATCTCAAGAGATTCTACTGTCCGATCTGAAATGCCTCTGTCGTGTGTCATCCACAA tcgtGGAACCTCGTTACTTTGCTCAGGCGGACCTCGAGCTTCTGGGTTTAAGGAAGTCTCTCTCCTCAACCTCCCACGTATCCGGGACTACAGACCCCTAGATGTGGTGGTGGATACTGTTATGCCAAATTCAGG TCAGAATCCTCTTTTAAATGCAGTTGAAATGAGAGATGGGGAAAATGTTACTGAATGGGAGATAGATGTGAGGATACACATTGCGAATGAAG GGCGCAATAACTTCTACAACACAATCTTG GATCTGAAAGCAGCTCTGTTCATCACAGTGATGGTGTTAGTGTGTTACTGGCATCTGTATAggcccagggatgctgctgaacattGA